One segment of Cutaneotrichosporon cavernicola HIS019 DNA, chromosome: 4 DNA contains the following:
- the SEC65 gene encoding uncharacterized protein (SRP19 protein): MPTIEDYLPTVEDVFDDETDLPLPSSSRALPNTGMKGALLEEINDDNELDLGLIQEQGRGEYGANARAPPPSSPSKGKEPETAADVQRPQQPQMDPNTPMGGFMGDMMKLQEVEEERIEKLRRTFGSTKIAKDPSVYKMWNSVYPRYFDAKVSVADGRRVPRKSALWWPQATHIAQACASLGLPSVLEPEKTHPADWENPGRVKVQLERDGRLINPIVKNRTQLYAQLARQMQNANPKLVPAEAEMKPRNGPKPKENGSKKKGKGKAVRVVAPFATRPPAAPLPLPRMDERLPVHSPTAATGVAVSSVKRDLEAEKEAKKKGIAPPEEGAKAPKMKRIMVRGKR; the protein is encoded by the exons ATGCCAACTATAGAGGACTACCTTCCAACAGTCGAGGACGTctttgacgacgagaccgacctcccgctcccctcaagctcgcgcgcccTTCCCAACACGGGGATGAAGGGtgcgctgctcgaggagatcaaCGATGacaacgagctcgacctggGCCTGATCCAGGAGCAGGGACGCGGCGAGTACGGTGCGAatgcgcgcgcgccacccCCGTCTAGCCCGAGTAAGGGCAAGGAGCCGGAGACGGCTGCCGATGTCCAGCGTCCACAGCAGCCGCAGATGGACCCCAACACGCCGATGGGCGGGTTTATGGGCGACATGATGAAGCTAcaggaggttgaggaggagcggaTTGAGAAGCTGCGCCGTACGTTTGGGAGTACCAAGATCGCAAAGGATCCGAGCGTGTACAAGAT GTGGAACTCGGTCTACCCGCGCTACTTTGACGCCAAGGTATCGGTCGCCGACGGGCGTCGTGTACCGCGCAAGAGCGCACTCTGGTGGCCGCAGGCGACTCACATCGCCCAGGCGTGTGCGTCGCTTGGTCTTCCCTccgtcctcgagcccgagaAGACACACCCCGCCGACTGGGAGAACCCGGGCCGCGTCAAGGTTCAGCTTGAGCGTGATGGGCGCCTGATCAACCCGATCGTGAAGAACC gcaCTCAGCTCTACGCGCAGCTCGCACGGCAGATGCAGAacgccaaccccaagcTCGTgccggccgaggcggagatgAAGCCGCGGAACGggcccaagcccaaggagAACGGCagcaagaagaagggcaagggcaaggccgTCAGGGTTGTCGCGCCGTTcgcgacgcggccgcccgccgcccctctccctctgcCCAGAATGGACGAGCGGCTGCCGGTCCACTCGCCAACCGCGGCCACGGGCGTCGCTGTCAGCTCTGTAaagcgcgacctcgaggcagagaaggaggcgaagaagaagggtATCGCGCCTCCCGAGGAGGGTGCCAAGGCGCCTAAGATGAAGCGCATCATGGTGCGTGGGAAGCGGTAG
- a CDS encoding uncharacterized protein (Protein of unknown function (DUF3602)) produces the protein MTTLAPISSSESDLKRFRTPSATRAGRAPSSERFASALRALSPGRAPVPRGLMETMNEEHRGRDPLISTGRGGAGNIVRELSCGPDELAGERGRELRDHSVDRATHSGRGGAGNIRSPSRDPKSQAICEMQEDALQDALIAERRGRAENQTFTTGRGGAGNIENRSRSRSEARDPSNPNMNSPLPRGGSTSRTRNGREESRNRGFHAGRGGYGNITEEASEEELARRRQEELYEAQVKKKYEEGEPALLKTTGRGGAGSVLHDLAPVDFDTLSLEEREARDKFYKDEVKQPIRGGRGGAGNIVPREERGRESNHHHHHTTSTGSVFGSMLRSLSRAARGEKEPTK, from the exons ATGACTACCCTCGCCcccatctcgtcctctgAGAGTGACCTAAAACGCTTCCGCACAccgtcggcgacgcgcgccggTCGCGCACCATCAAGTGAACGGTTTGCCAGTGCGCTGCGCGCCCTCAGTCCTGGCCGGGCGCCAGTACCGCGCGGATTGATGG AAACCATGAACGAAGAACACCGGGGCCGTGACCCACTCATTTCAActggccgcggcggtgcCGGAAACATTGTCCGCGAGCTCTCGTGTGGTCCCGACGAACTTGCAGGCGAGAGAGGTCgtgagctgcgcgaccATTCCGTCGACAGA GCTACCCATTCCGGCCGCGGCGGGGCAGGCAACATCCGCTCCCCGAGCCGTGACCCCAAGTCCCAAGCCATATGCGAAATGCAAGAGGACGCGCTGCAGGACGCTCTTATTGCTgagcgccgcggccgtgCCGAGAACCAGACTTTCACGACCGGTCGCGGTGGGGCTGGTAATATCGAGAACcgttcgcgctcgcggtccgaggcgcgcgacccAAGCAATCCGAATATGAACTCGCCCCTGCCTAGAGGTGGTTCCACTAGCCGCACGCGTAatggccgcgaggagagccGGAACCGCGGTTTCCATGCTGGTCGTGGAGGGTATGGTAATATTAccgaggaggcgagcgaggaggaactCGCGCGTCGTAGGCAAGAGGAGCTTTATGAGGCGCAGGTTAAGAAGAAGTAcgaagagggcgagccGGCGCTTCT TAAGACGACTGGTCGTGGAGGCGCGGGATCGGTCCTTCATGACCTCGCCCCAGTTGATTTCGACACGCTCTCGCTTGAGGAacgcgaggcgcgcgacaagTTTTACAAGGATGAAGTCAAGCAGCCGATCCGCGGCGGGCGTGG CGGCGCAGGCAATATCGTGCcccgcgaggagcgcgggcgcgagagtaaccaccaccaccaccacacgACCAGCACGGGCAGCGTGTTCGGGAGCATGCTGCGTTCGctgtcgcgcgccgcgcgcggcgagaaggagcCGACCAAGTAG
- the PSD2 gene encoding uncharacterized protein (Catalyzes the formation of phosphatidylethanolamine (PtdEtn) from phosphatidylserine (PtdSer). Plays a central role in phospholipid metabolism and in the interorganelle trafficking of phosphatidylserine), translating into MRAPTLPSRGGDARPLPSLSTSVTPVLTETPATPIEPPQQDKPQQPRLRRLASKPLKPLKLAASALTRSGSSTPTGASSHEDDSTVDFHLQSQLQRSGTASSFNSVGEAHLDASDNKPRKRLSFTRKKESPQLPHLPLDPVQIALAARGPRRPIEGEEPAAVLRVRVVRANDLVAKDRNGFSDPFVTMTMAPATRFTTPVVKRSLNPSFPPESSTFDYPIYLSLAAVIGGRGLEAVMWDKDLMRKEYMGEFNVGAEHWFGGRDIHLWNDNLPVQSFGLISSRAGQKVSGNVSLQIGFLPAPGLDPAEALKRATTIHNTILSRAFITGGPMSVLGVPAHEGIGTVMMSRDGEETSTPRFQVVGSAMTAPFSGEKDTNKNHLVFDECDLSDDGLSSSEEDEMEDALEGDGDGYLRESPQAMDQNPYDAAGEKLLATSPSADAGSRLSSGGSTPITSSGTASARRRLKFPRKGKKGKTFHLSQGPAKGVQGIVVMEVSKATDLPKLKNALGVGFDMDPFVVISFGKKVFRTRVIRHSLNPTWDEKLLFHVHGHEAGFTIQMAVLDWDKVSGNDMVGHCTLPLAELMALAPKPDPETGLYAEDEDGKHEVKEFTLPVLTAKDKGWEARHSPTLTVRAKYEPYDALRQRFWRQYTLQYDADDTGMMSFVELTTMLDSLGSTLTHQTLESFFTRVGKNPDSGEELTVDEVVQALEEEVTKSPDQKRKVTSMTDIDTNALDEKLLASLPKQQTSTSSSKASTISVRGDSKSSTLPPTDAPSPASSDVEDSSTNHSDDQIERVINIRECPLCHRPRLGKRSEKDIITHLAVCASADWNRVDRIMAASYVTSSQAQRKMLTKLVNKVAVGRYSLGANSANTIVQDRMTGQLQEEKMAVYVRIGIRVLYKGAGSQMARARAKKLLKSLSVKQGIKYDSPASAADIPGFIEFHRLNMNEIADPLDSFKTFNEFFYRKLRPDARPVDEPGNPGRLVSMADSRMMAFNSVNQATQIWIKGRDFTISRLLGPRYASEVHKYEGGGLAIFRLAPQDYHRFHSPVRGRIGKITMIDGDYYTVNPQAIRSSLDVYGENVRQVVPIESEEFGTVMTVWIGAMMVGSIGTSVQEGEMVDRGQELGWFAFGGSTIVALFESGRVSWDQDLQDNAGAAIETLVRVAMGIGRAE; encoded by the exons ATGAGGGCACCAACTCTCCCttcgcgcggcggcgacgcccGGCCTTTACCCAGTCTCTCAACTAGCGTGACCCCCGTCCTCACCGAGACTCCCGCCACACCAATCGAACCTCCCCAGCAGGACAAGCCCCAGCAACCGCGCCTCCGCCGTCTCGCATCCAAGCCGCTCAAGCCGCTCAAACtcgcggcgtcggcacTCACGCGCAGCGGTAGCTCGACCCCCACTGGCGCGTCCAGCCATGAGGACGACTCCACAGTCGACTTCCACCTCCAATCCCAGCTGCAGCGCTCGGGCACGGCATCGTCGTTCAATtcggtcggcgaggcgcaTCTCGACGCCAGCGATAACAAACCGCGCAAGCGCCTAAGCTTTACCCGTAAGAAGGAGTCGCCGCAGTTGCCACACCTCCCCTTAGACCCTGTGCAGatcgccctcgctgcccGCGGGCCCCGTCGACCCATTGAAGGCGAGGAACCGGCAGCTGTGCTGCGTGTGCGCGTTGTGCGCGccaacgacctcgtcgccaaggacCGTAACGGCTTCAGCGACCC CTTTGTTACGATGACTATGGCGCCTGCCACGCGCTTTACGACGCCAGTGGTCAAGCGCAGCCTCAACCCTTCGTTCCcgcccgagtcgagcaCGTTTGACTATCCCATCTACCTAAGTCTGGCCGCCGTGATCGGCGGacgcggcctcgaggccgtcatGTGGGACAAG GACCTCATGCGCAAGGAGTACATGGGCGAATTCAATGTCGGCGCTGAGCACTGGTTTGGCGGCCGCGACATTCATCTGTGGAACGACAACCTTCCG GTGCAATCGTTTGGGCTGATCTCGTCCCGTGCCGGGCAGAAGGTCTCTGGAAACGTCTCGCTCCAGATCGGGTTCCTCCCGGCCCCTGGTTTGGATCCCGCGGAAGCACTCAAGAGGGCGACCACGATCCACAATACTATTCTCTCGCGAGCATTCATTACGGGTGGGCCCATGAGCGTCTTAGGTGTTCCTGCT CACGAGGGCATCGGGACCGTCATGATgtcgcgcgacggcgaggagacgtCCACGCCGCGTTTCCAGGTGGTGGGCTCCGCTATGACTGCTCCTTTCTCCGGCGAGAAGGACACCAACAAGAACCACCTCGTGTTCGACGAGTGCGACCTCAGCGACGATggcttgtcgagctcggaagaggacgagatggaggacgCCCTCGAAGGAGACGGCGATGGCTATTTACGCGAATCGCCTCAGGCCATGGACCAGAACCCGTATGACGCAGCTGGTGAAAAGCTCCTGGCGACCTCCCCGTCTGCCGACGCTGGGAGCCGTCTTTCGAGTGGTGGCTCGACGCCCATAACATCTAGTGGCACTGCGtcggctcggcgccgccTCAAGTTCCCACGCAAGGGCAAAAAGGGCAAGACGTTCCATCTCTCCCAGGGCCCGGCCAAGGGCGTGCAAGGCATTGTCGTGATGGAGGTCTCGAAAGCGACCGACCTACCTAAACTCAAGAACGCCCTCGGTGTAGGCTTTGACATGGACCCGTTCGTGGTCATCTCGTTTGGCAAGAAGGTGTTCCGCACGCGTGTGATCCGACACTCGCTCAATCCGACCTGGGATGAGAAGCTCCTTTTCCACGTTCATGGACACGAGGCTGGCTTCACGATCCAGATGGCTGTCCTTGACTGGGACAAGGTGTCGGGTAACGACATGGTCGGCCACTGCACACtgccgctcgccgagctcatggCCCTCGCCCCTAAGCCTGACCCAGAGACGGGTCTCTACGCtgaagacgaggacggcaagcaTGAGGTCAAGGAGTTTACGCTGCCCGTCCTGACTGCAAAGGACAAGGGGTGGGAGGCGCGTCACTCGCCCACTCTGACCGTGCGCGCAAAGTACGAGCCGTACGACGCTCTTCGTCAGCGCTTCTGGCGCCAGTACACCCTCCAATACGACGCGGATGACACGGGCATGATGTCGTTTGTCGAGCTCACCACCATGCTGGACTCGCTCGGTTCGACCCTCACCCACCAGACGCTTGAGAGCTTCTTCACCCGGGTTGGCAAGAACCCCGACAGCGGCGAAGAGCTTACAGTCGACGAAGTGGTGCAGGCCTtagaggaggaggtcaCAAAGTCTCCTGACCagaagaggaaggtgacCTCCATGACCGACATCGACACGAACGCCCTGGATGAGAAGCTGCTGGCCAGCTTGCCGAAGCAGCAGACGTCGACCAGTAGCAGTAAGGCGTCGACTATTTCCGTGCGGGGGGACTCAAAGTCGTCGACACTACCACCTACGGATGCACCCTCGCCGGCCAGCTCGGATGTTGAGGACTCGTCTACGAATCATAGTGACGACCAGATTGAGCGCGTTATCAATATCCGGGAGTGTCCGTTGTGCCACCGCCcccgcctcggcaagcgcaGTGAGAAGGACATTATCACACACCTTGCTGTCTGCGCGTCGGCTGACTGGAACCGCGTGGACCGTATCATGGCGGCGAGCTACGTCACGTCGAGCCAGGCGCAGCGCAAGATGCTCACCAAGCTGGTCAACAAGGTCGCCGTCGGACGCTACTCGCTCGGTGCCAATTCTGCCAACACCATTGTGCAGGACCGCATGACTGGTCAGCTCCAGGAGGAGAAAATGGCTGTATACGTGCGCATCGGTATCCGCGTGCTCTACAAGGGTGCGGGATCGCAGATGGCGCGTGCTAGGGCCAAGAAGTTGCTGAAGTCGCTTTCCGTCAAACAGGGTATCAAGTACGACTCGCCCGCCTCTGCAGCCGACATCCCTGGCTTTATCGAGTTCCACCGCCTCAACATGAACGAGATTGCCGACCCGCTCGACTCGTTCAAGACGTTTAACGAGTTTTTCTACCGCAAGCTGCGTCCAGACGCGCGCCCGGTTGACGAGCCTGGCAACCCGGGCCGGCTCGTGTCGATGGCCGACAGCCGCATGATGGCATTCAACTCTGTCAACCAGGCGACGCAAATCTGGATCAAGGGCCGCGACTTTACCATTTCGCGGCTACTGGGTCCGCGCTACGCATCCGAGGTGCACAAGTACGAGGGTGGAGGGCTCGCAATCTTCCGTCTCGCGCCGCAGGACTACCACCGCTTCCACTCACCCGTGCGCGGGCGTATCGGCAAGATTACTATGATCGACGGCGACTATTACACTGTCAATCCACAAGCCATCCGGTCCTCGCTCGATGTGTATGGCGAGAACGTGCGCCAGGTTGTCCCCatcgagagcgaggagtTTGGCACTGTCATGACGGTGTGGATTGGTGCGATGA TGGTGGGCAGCATCGGCACGTCAGTTcaggagggcgagatggtCGATCGCGGCCAGGAGCTTGGCTGGTTTGCGTTTGGCGGCAGCACGATCGTCGCGCTGTTCGAGTCGGGCCGCGTCTCGTGGGACCAGGACTTGCAGGACAATGCGGGCGCGGCGATTGAGACCCTCGTCCGTGTGGCTATGGGCATTGGGCGCGCCGAATAA
- the BMS1 gene encoding uncharacterized protein (AARP2CN (NUC121) domain), translating into MAEQTHRAHRKPTVGSKADKKDKAAGIDRSSAKGFNPKAFTSQSWRSANIAARRTAEKDQKRLHVPLVNRNPDERKVTAQKGQGMDEGRVPPPPIVVGLVGPPGVGKSTLLRSLVRRYTKHNLSEPKGPVTVVSGKTRRITFVECGNDLNSMIDLGKVVDLVLLMIDGSFGFEMETFEFLNILQAHGFPKVVGILTHLDLIKKQSTLKDTKKRLKHRFWTEIYQGAKLIGLSGVINGRYPDAEINLLTRFISTMKFRPLVFRNQHPYLLADRIQDLTPREAVRTNPKMDRTITLYGYLRGPNLPARNAKIHIPGAGDLEVREVERLRDPCPLPTLESERRRKMGEKAKLIHAPMSDVGGVMYDKDAVYVNVLGSFSKDSDAPKGEGERMVMEMQEANSTLADAIKNSEIRLFGDSSGALRIEEESGRRVRRRAEPRSGGPVLGAADDDESDFDDEFDDEDGFARVEEMDDDDEQDGDAMYADSDSDNDLSMATSFQQDGKRVDMSDEEYEGDEAEVDSDVEDVPRWKQNLSQRAAANFAERMQRRRDLMSIIYGDELSPEEIAAGRSRPSSADAESSRMALENEGFVRVSGDDNSGDDDDHLKVSYDPAALEARWSDEGLLDSLQSMFISGKMGDETAEGLPYEEEGGDFEDLEGGEDGDNVPYVGVKPAGAPQSAEEMEAARQDALDKKKKALAAKFDEQYDDDSDGEGGKMDFYDQQKAEMAKQREMNETEFEGMDSNARAQIEGFRSGSYVRLEIDNVPCELVENFDPKFPIIVGGLLQAEESFGYITVRIKRHRWFTKTLKTNNPLIFSLGWRRFQTLPLYHLDDHSIRNRMLKYTPEHMHCFATFYGPVSAPNTGFAAFNTLADDVPGFRISATGVVLDIDRSTKIVKKLKLTGAPYKIFKNTAFIKDMFNSALEVAKFEGANIRTVSGIRGQVKRALSKPDGAFRATFEDKILMSDIVFLRAWYSIEPKKLYNPVTSLLLSNKRGWQGMRLTGQIRRDEQVDTPLDPNSAYRTIERSARKFNPLKIPRKLQSDLPYASKPKIMKAQNKPTYLQSRAVVLGDEEKKAVALLQQIQSLEKDKKARRHAKKEENRSAHRKKIDESEERRAEKIRAERKAHLRTEAIKRKHQEAAAESGGRGKRKRT; encoded by the exons ATGGCAGAGCAAACCCACAGGGCTCATCGCAAGCCCACGGTGGGAAGCAAGGCCGATAAAAAGGACAAGGCGGCCGGTATCGaccgctcctcggccaAGGGCTTCAACCCAAAG GCCTTCACATCGCAGTCATGGCGCTCGGCCAACATCGCTGCCCGGCGAACCGCCGAAAAGGACCAGAAACGACTCCATGTCCCTCTTGTCAACCGCAACCCCGATGAACGCAAGGTCACTGCCCAGAAGGGCCAGGGGATGGACGAGGGCCGCGTCCCACCACCGCCCATCGTTGTTGGTCTCGTCGGCCCGCCTGGCGTCGGCAAGTCgaccctcctccgctcccTCGTACGCCGCTACACCAAGCACAACCTCTCAGAACCCAAGGGTCCCGTCACCGTCGTGAGCGGCAAGACGCGCCGCATCACGTTCGTCGAGTGTGGGAACGACCTCAACTCCATGATCGACCttggcaaggtcgtcgacctcgtgctcCTCATGATCGACGGCAGTTTTGGTTTCGAGATGGAGACGTTTGAGTTTCTCAACATCCTCCAGGCGCACGGTTTCCCCAAGGTCGTCGGCATCCTCAcgcacctcgacctcatcaAGAAACAGTCGACCCTCAAGGACACCAAGAAGCGCCTCAAGCACCGATTCTGGACCGAGATCTACCAGGGTGCCAAGCTCATCGGCCTCTCGGGTGTCATTAACGGTCGCTaccccgacgccgagatcaaCCTGCTCACGCGCTTCATCTCCACCATGAAGTTCCGTCCCCTCGTCTTCCGCAACCAGCACCCctacctcctcgccgaccgtATCCAGGACCTGACGCCTCGTGAGGCGGTCCGAACAAACCCAAAGATGGACCGTACCATCACGCTCTACGGCTACCTGCGCGGTCCCAACTTGCCGGCACGCAATGCCAAGATCCACATCCCTGGTGCTGGCGACCTTGAGGtgcgcgaggttgagcgcctGCGCGACCCGTGCCCGTTGCCGACGCTCGAGTCGGAGCGCCGCCGGAAGATGGGcgagaaggccaagctcatTCATGCGCCCATGAGCGACGTGGGCGGCGTCATGTacgacaaggacgccgTGTATgtcaacgtcctcggctCATTCTCCAAGGACAGCGATGCGCCCAAGGGCGAAGGCGAGCGTATGGTCATGGAGATGCAGGAAGCCAACTCgacgctcgccgacgccatcaAGAACTCGGAGATCCGCCTGTTCGGTGACTCGTCTGGCGCGCTCCGTATCGAAGAGGAGAGTGGTCGGCGCGTGCGTCGCCGTGCCGAGCCCCGCTCCGGCGGacccgtcctcggcgcagccgacgacgacgagtcaGACTTTGACGATGAGTTTGACGACGAAGACGGTTTCGCGCGCGttgaggagatggacgacgacgacgagcaggaTGGTGATGCCATGTACGCGGATTCGGACTCGGACAACGACCTCTCCATGGCCACCAGTTTCCAGCAGGACGGCAAACGCGTCGACATGTCGGACGAGGAGTAtgagggtgacgaggcTGAAGTCGACAGCGACGTGGAGGACGTGCCGCGGTGGAAGCAGAACCTCTCCCAGCGTGCAGCAGCCAACTTTGCCGAAAGGATGCAGAGGCGGCGTGACCTCATGTCGATTATCtatggcgacgagctgtcACCCGAGGAGATCGCTGCGGGCAGGTCACGTccgtcgtcggccgacgccgagtcgagcaGGATGGCCCTCGAGAACGAGGGCTTCGTCCGCGTTTCAGGCGACGACAACTCGggcgacgatgatgacCATCTCAAGGTGTCGTACGACCCTGCAGCGCTCGAGGCCCGTTGGTCTGACGAGGGGCTGCTCGACTCGTTGCAGAGTATGTTCATCTCAGGCAAGATGGGCGACGAGACCGCCGAAGGCCTGCCCTacgaggaagagggtggcgactttgaggaCCTtgagggtggggaggacGGTGACAACGTTCCGTACGTTGGCGTCAAGCCGGCCGGCGCACCCCAGTcggcggaggagatggaggcaGCCCGCCAAGATGCACtcgacaagaagaagaaggcgctcgcggccaagTTTGACGAGCAGTACGACGATGACTcagacggcgagggcggcaagaTGGACTTCTACGACCAGCAGAAGGCCGAGATGGCCAAGCAGCGCGAGATGAACGAGACCGAGTTCGAAGGCATGGACTCGAACGCGCGTGCGCAGATCGAGGGCTTCCGCTCAGGATCGTACGTCCGCCTCGAGATCGACAACGTGCCGTGCGAACTCGTCGAGAACTTTGACCCCAAGTTCCCGATCATCGTTGGCGGTCTGCTCCAGGCAGAGGAGTCGTTTGGATACATCACAGTCCGTATCAAGCGCCACCGTTGGTTCACCAAGACGCTCAAGACCAACAACCCGCTCATCTTCTCGCTGGGTTGGCGCCGCTTCCAGACCCTCCCGCTGTACCACCTCGATGACCACTCGATCCGCAACCGCATGCTCAAGTACACACCTGAGCATATGCACTGCTTCGCGACGTTCTATGGCCCTGTCAGCGCGCCGAACACGGGTTTCGCCGCGTTCAACACGCTGGCAGACGACGTCCCTGGCTTCCGCATCTCGGCGACTGGTGTGGTCCTCGATATCGACCGCAGCACCAAGATCGTCaagaagctcaagctcaccgGTGCACCGTACAAGATCTTCAAGAACACGGCATTCATTAAGGACATGTTCAactcggcgctcgaggtggcCAAGTTCGAGGGTGCCAATATTCGCACGGTTTCAGGCATCCGTGGTCAGGTGAAGCGCGCACTGTCAAAGCCCGACGGCGCGTTCCGCGCGACCTTTGAGGACAAGATCCTCATGTCGGACATTGTCTTCTTGCGCGCGTGGTACTCGATTGAGCCGAAGAAGCTGTACAATCCTGTCACCTCGCTTCTTCTTTCGAACAAGAGGGGGTGGCAGGGGATGCGCCTTACCGGCCAGATCCGTCGCGATGAGCAGGTCGACACGCCACTCGACCCCAACTCGGCATACCGCACGATTGAGCGCAGCGCCCGCAAGTTCAACCCGCTCAAGATCCCGCGCAAGCTCCAGTCCGACCTGCCATACGcgtccaagcccaagaTCATGAAGGCCCAGAACAAGCCGACATACCTCCAGTCGCGTGCTGTCGtgcttggcgacgaggagaagaaggccgtTGCGCTGCTCCAGCAGATTCAGAGTCTggagaaggacaagaaggctcgtcggcacgccaagaaggaggagaacaGGTCCGCGCACCGGAAGAAGatcgacgagagcgaggagcgccgcgccgagaagatccgcgccgagcgcaaggcccACCTCCGCACCGAGGCGATCAAGCGCAAGCACCAGGAGGCAGCGGCAGAGTCCGGCGGGCGTGGGAAGAGGAAGCGCACTTAG
- a CDS encoding uncharacterized protein (Ammonium Transporter Family), whose amino-acid sequence MVNISYTEMSGDMLATFAPDAEPALYNLGDIAFVLSGMALVWLMIPGVGLFYSGLLRRKNALSMIMLSMCAIAVGSFQWFFWGYSLTFSSTASLFIGDLKHFGLMNVLDAPSMGSTRIPALVFCAYQCMFAIITVALACGGFAERSKIGPVTVFMFVWLTLVYCPIACWTWNANGWTFVLGGLDFAGGTPVHISSGTAALAIALYLGKRRGYGSERLAYKPHNTTFVVLGTVFLWFGWFGFNGGSALSANLRAIQACIVTNLAASVGGLTWMLLDWRLERKFSAVGFCSGAVAGLVGITPAAGFVGAPAAVAIGFVTGVAANFGTKLKYLVHIDEALDVFASHGIGGLMGCILTGLFADSRVAGFDGTTVIPGGWINHNYVQLGKQIADAVSGMAWSFAVTTIILWAMHFVPGLRLRCSEEQEIVGVDDAFLGEWAYDYVGMDREIDHLDPVERTPPLPEEKAMEETRVQTPEKETEDPVDLGASSSTRE is encoded by the exons ATGGTG aacATCTCCTATACAGAAATGTCAGGCGACATGCTCGCCACGTTTGCTCCAGACGCCGAGCCGGCGCTGTACAACCTTGGCGACATTGCCTTTGTGCTTTCCGGCATGGCCCTTGTCTGGTT GATGATCCCCGGTGTCGGCCTCTTCTATTCGGGACTTCTGCGACGCAAGAACGCCCTCTCAATGATCATGCTGTCGATGTgcgccatcgccgtcgGTTCATTCCAGTGGTTCTTCTGGGGATACTCCCTAACCTTCTCGTCCACTGCTTCCCTCTTCATCGGCGACCTGAAGCACTTTGGCCTCATGaacgtcctcgacgccccTAGTATGGGAAGCACTCGCATTCCAGCTCTGGTCTTCTGCGCATACCAGTGCATGTTCGCCATCATCACCGTCGCCCTTGCATGTGGTGGATTTGCCGAACGCTCCAAGATTGGCCCAGTCACAGTTTTCATGTTCGTCTGGCTTACCCTCGTGTATTGCCCCATTGCATGCTGGACATGGAACGCAAACGGGTGGACGTTTGTGCTCGGTGGACTCGACTTTGCTGGCGGCACACCAGTGCATATTTCATCTGGAACGGCTGCCCTAGCAATCGCGCTCTACCTCGGTAAGAGGAGGGGATACGGTTCCGAACGGCTCGCGTACAAGCCGCACAACACAACCTTTGTCGTTCTCGGTACAGTCTTCCTCTGGTTCGGGTGGTTTGGGTTCAACGGCGGGAGTGCGCTCTCCGCCAACCTCCGCGCGATTCAGGCCTGTATCGTGACCAACCTCGCAGCGTCTGTCGGCGGGCTGACATGGATGCTCCTCGACTGGCGCCTGGAACGCAAGTTTTCAGCGGTCGGTTTCTGTTCCGGCGCAGTCGCCGGGTTGGTTGGCATCACCCCCGCTGCCGGATTCGTTGGAGCGCCCGCCGCTGTCGCAATTGGCTTCGTGACCGGCGTTGCAGCAAACTTTGGCACCAAGCTCAAGTACCTCGTCCACATCGATGAGGCTCTAGATGTCTTTGCGTCGCACGGTATTGGTGGCCTCATGGGATGTATCCTCACCGGCCTATTCGCCGACTCGCGGGTCGCTGGATTCGACGGCACAACAGTCATCCCAGGCGGCTGGATCAACCACAACTACGTGCAGCTTGGAAAGCagatcgccgacgcggtTTCGGGGATGGCGTGGTCCTTTGCCGTGACGACCATCATCCTCTGGGCCATGCACTTTGTGCCTGGGCTCCGGCTTCGGTGTTCCGAGGAACAGGAGAttgtcggcgtcgacgacgcgttccTTGGCGAATGGGCTTATGATTATGTCGGCATGGACCGGGAGATTGACCATCTCGATCCCGTCGAGCGTACCCCGCCGTTGccggaggagaaggcgatggaggagacGAGGGTGCAGACTCCCGAGAAGGAGACCGAGGACCCTGTTGATCTCGGCGCGTCCAGTTCGACGCGTGAGTAA